The Elaeis guineensis isolate ETL-2024a chromosome 14, EG11, whole genome shotgun sequence genome has a segment encoding these proteins:
- the LOC105057028 gene encoding LOW QUALITY PROTEIN: pentatricopeptide repeat-containing protein At2g37310 (The sequence of the model RefSeq protein was modified relative to this genomic sequence to represent the inferred CDS: inserted 2 bases in 2 codons; deleted 2 bases in 1 codon), with protein MRLSAPLQQNPALRRALAAVASSPAPDYRAYGLLIQHCADHGLFRQGRQLHARLLLLSVLPDNFLASKLLSLYSRSARLPEARRLFDAIPHKNLFSWNAMLLAYALHGYPFDAIRLFASLPSSLAPDAFTLSALLKSLSSLPTSSLPRHRKEVHAFALRAGLDADLFVSNGLITLYARTDDLTSARKLFDAMPQRDIISWNSMISGYSQGGNYEACLGLYQEMERGQDGVVPNRVTVVSVLHACAELKDLTFGIRVHRMAVENGIEMDTVLWNSIIGLYAKCGSLDYARRLFEEMAEKDGISYSVMIAGYMSYGFVDQAMELFRQMVNPVLSTWNAVISGLFQNNRHXDVLDLFHEMQASGFRXNSVTLSSVLPSLSFFSNLLGGKQVHGYCIRNECDQNIYVATALIDLYAKAGFLDGAQRLFEGTKLRSVIVWTAIISAHASHGGADASLALFERMLDAGIKPDPVTFTAVLSACAHAGVVDKARHIFDAMLPEHGISPAVEHYACMVGVLGRNGMLKEAVEFIDKMPFESNAKVWGPLLNGAAMFGDVELGQLVFDRLFEIEPENTGNYIVMANLYSKAGKWEEANMVRDKMRGTGLAKIPGCSWMEISNGLQVFVAGDTSNRRSEEIYVVLEGLVRLMREEGYVLSCELDEESDC; from the exons ATGAGGCTTTCCGCGCCCCTCCAACAAAACCCAGCACTCCGACGCGCCTTGGCCGCCGTCGCTTCCTCCCCTGCCCCAGACTACCGCGCCTACGGCCTCCTCATCCAGCACTGCGCCGACCACGGCCTGTTCCGCCAGGGCCGCCAGCTCCACGCCCGCCTCCTTCTCCTCTCCGTCCTCCCCGACAACTTCCTCGCCTCCAAGCTCCTCTCCCTCTACTCCCGCTCCGCCCGCCTCCCCGAGGCCCGCCGCCTATTCGATGCCATCCCTCACAAGAACCTCTTCTCCTGGAACGCCATGCTCCTCGCCTACGCCCTCCACGGTTACCCTTTCGACGCCATCCGCCTATTCGCGTCCCTCCCTTCCTCGCTCGCCCCCGACGCCTTCACCCTCTCCGCCCTCCTCAAGTCcctctcctccctccccaccTCCTCGCTCCCCCGC CACCGGAAGGAGGTCCACGCCTTCGCCCTCCGCGCTGGCCTCGACGCCGACCTTTTCGTCTCCAATGGATTGATAACGCTTTACGCTCGGACGGACGATTTGACCTCCGCGAGGAAGTTGTTCGACGCGATGCCCCAAAGAGATATCATCTCCTGGAACTCCATGATATCTGGGTACTCTCAGGGCGGCAACTACGAAGCGTGCTTGGGACTATACCAGGAGATGGAACGGGGGCAGGACGGCGTGGTCCCTAACAGGGTCACGGTGGTCAGCGTGTTGCACGCTTGTGCTGAGCTCAAGGACCTTACTTTTGGAATCAGAGTTCACCGGATGGCAGTAGAGAATGGGATTGAAATGGATACCGTGTTGTGGAATTCGATCATCGGGTTGTATGCCAAGTGTGGGAGCTTAGACTATGCTCGGAGATTGTTCGAAGAGATGGCCGAGAAGGATGGCATCAGCTACAGCGTGATGATAGCTGGGTATATGAGCTATGGGTTTGTGGATCAGGCAATGGAGCTCTTTCGGCAAATGGTGAATCCTGTTCTCAGTACGTGGAATGCTGTGATTTCCGGTCTCTTCCAAAACAACCGTC ACGATGTCTTGGATTTATTTCACGAGATGCAGGCTTCTGGTTTTA CAAATTCAGTAACTCTTTCGAgtgttcttccttctctttccttcttttcgaACCTCCTGGGAGGGAAGCAAGTCCATGGCTATTGCATCAGGAATGAGTGTGATCAGAACATCTATGTGGCAACTGCTCTCATAGACTTGTATGCCAAGGCTGGGTTCCTTGATGGAGCTCAAAGGCTCTTTGAGGGAACCAAGCTTAGAAGTGTCATTGTTTGGACTGCAATCATATCGGCCCATGCATCTCATGGAGGCGCTGATGCTTCACTCGCTTTGTTTGAGAGGATGCTCGATGCCGGGATTAAGCCAGACCCTGTGACTTTCACTGCGGTGCTCTCCGCTTGTGCTCATGCTGGGGTGGTAGACAAGGCTCGCCACATTTTTGATGCTATGTTGCCGGAACATGGAATTTCTCCGGCAGTCGAGCATTATGCTTGCATGGTTGGAGTCCTTGGCCGCAATGGGATGCTTAAAGAAGCTGTGGAGTTCATTGATAAGATGCCCTTTGAGTCAAATGCGAAGGTATGGGGTCCATTGCTCAATGGAGCAGCCATGTTTGGCGATGTCGAGCTTGGGCAGTTGGTGTTTGACCGGTTGTTTGAGATCGAGCCGGAAAACACAGGGAATTACATTGTCATGGCTAATTTGTATTCGAAGGCTGGGAAATGGGAGGAAGCCAACATGGTAAGGGATAAGATGAGGGGAACTGGTCTGGCAAAGATTCCAGGTTGTAGTTGGATGGAGATCAGCAATGGGTTGCAGGTCTTTGTAGCTGGAGATACATCAAATAGGCGCTCTGAAGAAATCTATGTTGTGCTAGAAGGACTGGTTAGATTGATGAGAGAAGAAGGTTACGTTTTAAGTTGTGAATTGGATGAGGAGAGTGATTGTTGA
- the LOC140853720 gene encoding uncharacterized protein gives MPETEMQTMGWVEKGLGTHNKMIVSSNQCRGGGMMGKGGDDGLRTVECLRGRLLAERVASKAAKEQADNMAKRLEELERKIAEEIRYRNMAEKRLKHALKKLESLKILDVAGQMDLHGSLGSSSSSHCLSDHQKLEGWGTGSPTVDSEQCESQEEVTGAPSPSGSEDLLRDDVSGSSLVDSPHHHDGKDGSWSSVRTAQSRNEGESHGDESNKGGSPQQWTADAARQYSVDDSKLGTVEHQVEEVDNTLALVPASMRSNLEGCKPVVKNNVQSVLLALRHVKEQLQYSIGRTGVCSSKELYGQ, from the exons ATGCCAGAAACTGAGATGCAAACTATGGGGTGGGTAGAGAAGGGTCTTGGTACTCACAACAAGATGATTGTATCAAGCAACCAATGCAG AGGAGGAGGTATGATGGGGAAAGGAGGGGATGATGGGCTGAGGACTGTGGAGTgcttgagggggaggctgctggCTGAGAGAGTGGCCTCCAAGGCTGCCAAGGAGCAAGCAGACAACATGGCCAAAAGG TTGGAAGAGCTGGAAAGAAAAATTGCTGAGGAGATCAGGTACAGGAACATGGCCGAAAAGAGGCTCAAGCATGCTTTGAAGAAGTTGGAATCCTTAAAGATTTTGGATGTCGCGGGCCAAATGGATCTCCATGGTAGTTTGGGGAGTTCTTCGTCCTCGCATTGCTTGTCGGATCATCAGAAACTGGAAGGTTGGGGGACCGGTTCGCCGACGGTGGATTCGGAGCAATGCGAATCGCAGGAGGAGGTGACAGGGGCGCCGAGTCCTTCAGGTTCGGAGGATCTTCTGAGAGATGATGTCTCTGGTAGTTCGTTGGTTGATTCGCCACATCATCATGATGGGAAGGATGGGAGCTGGAGTTCGGTTAGGACGGCACAATCTCGTAACGAGGGAGAGTCTCATGGGGATGAAAGCAACAAAGGTGGCAGCCCCCAACAGTGGACTGCGGATGCTGCAAG GCAATATTCTGTAGATGACAGCAAGCTGGGTACTGTTGAGCATCAGGTTGAAGAGGTAGACAATACACTGGCTCTGGTTCCAGCAAGCATGCGGTCCAACCTGGAGGGCTGCAAACCAGTGGTCAAGAATAACGTACAAAGTGTTCTTCTTGCCCTAAGACATGTCAAAGAGCAATTGCAATATTCCATAGGGAGAACTGGTGTTTGCTCTTCCAAAGAGCTGTATGGCCAGTGA